Proteins encoded within one genomic window of Arachis ipaensis cultivar K30076 chromosome B08, Araip1.1, whole genome shotgun sequence:
- the LOC107610302 gene encoding nuclear pore complex protein NUP35 encodes MSTTVEGVVQPGALIIILPLQLEVARPEVQRNSLPAENLNEEEWVTVYGFSPGDTNLVLREFEKCGEILKHVPGPRDANWMHILYQNRSDAQKALNKNGMQLNGVLIVGVKPLDPMQRQALDERLNHQNDNSTSHQTGGAIVSPTKLRVHRMMDWIFGV; translated from the exons ATGAGCACCACAGTTGAGGGTGTAGTTCAGCCTGGTGCTCTTATAATAATTCTCCCTCTGCAGCTGGAAGTAGCAAGGCCAGAGGTTCAAAGGAATTCGCTGCCAGCTGAGAATCTCAATGAGGAAGAGTGGGTAACTGTTTATGG ATTTTCTCCAGGTGATACTAATTTGGTTTTAAGGGAGTTTGAAAAATGTGGTGAAATTTTGAAACATGTTCCTGGTCCTAGAGATGCTAATTGGATGCATATTTTATATCAG AATCGTTCTGATGCACAGAAAGCCCTTAACAAGAATGGAATGCAGCTCAATGGAGTCCTAATAGTTGGTGTGAAACCCTTGGATCCCATGCAACGTCAAGCATTGGATGAACGTCTTAACCATCAG AATGACAACTCAACTTCTCATCAAACTGGAGGAGCCATTGTTTCTCCAACAAAATTAAGGGTGCACAGGATGATGGATTGGATATTTGGAGTCTAG
- the LOC107612816 gene encoding GATA transcription factor 9, producing MELPEYFIAGYFAATPDQLSPEKRHADQKPGEVFTIDDLLDFSNANTDAITSDGFFNNTAGNSTDVSVVTAVDSCNSSISGSSFRCFAGVDPQFSEEFCVPYDDVAELEWLSNFVEESFPAEEELKTLHLISGVKPQTPQSSSSSDARNAPLFHPETPLPAKARSKRSRAAPGDWSTRVVRVVKTDAEQRPAKKRDGANSEASGRKCLHCAAEQTPQWRTGPMGPKTLCNACGVRYKSGRLVPEYRPAASPTFVSTKHSNSHRKVLELRRQKEMQHHRLIGQSSVFDISNGEDSYLIHRHNRPDYRNV from the exons ACTTCATTGCGGGATATTTTGCCGCCACTCCGGACCAACTCTCGCCGGAGAAGCGTCACGCTGACCAGAAGCCCGGCGAGGTTTTCACCATTGACGACCTTCTCGACTTCTCCAACGCCAACACGGACGCTATCACATCTGACGGATTTTTCAACAATACCGCCGGAAACTCCACCGACGTCTCTGTCGTCACCGCCGTCGACAGCTGTAACTCCTCCATTTCCGGCAGCAGCTTCCGCTGCTTCGCCGGAGTGGATCCTCAATTCTCCGAAGAGTTCTGCGTTCcg TATGATGACGTGGCGGAACTGGAATGGCTCTCGAATTTCGTTGAAGAGTCCTTTCCGGCGGAGGAGGAGCTGAAAACTCTTCACCTTATCTCCGGCGTGAAGCCTCAGACACCTCAATCGTCTTCTTCTTCGGATGCTCGAAACGCACCGTTATTCCACCCCGAAACGCCTCTCCCAGCCAAGGCACGAAGCAAGCGCTCACGCGCCGCGCCTGGTGATTGGTCCACGCGCGTGGTTCGGGTTGTTAAAACGGACGCGGAGCAAAGGCCCGCGAAGAAGAGAGATGGGGCGAATTCCGAGGCATCGGGCCGAAAATGCCTGCACTGCGCGGCGGAACAGACGCCGCAGTGGCGAACTGGGCCCATGGGCCCAAAGACATTGTGCAATGCATGCGGGGTAAGGTATAAATCTGGGAGGTTAGTGCCGGAGTACCGGCCCGCTGCAAGCCCAACGTTTGTGTCGACGAAGCATTCAAATTCGCATAGGAAGGTGTTGGAGCTGAGGAGGCAGAAGGAGATGCAGCATCACCGTTTGATTGGTCAGAGTTCGGTTTTCGACATATCCAACGGTGAAGATTCGTATTTGATTCATCGCCACAACCGTCCAGATTATAGGAACGTCTAA
- the LOC107610301 gene encoding early nodulin-like protein 1, with protein MSHLFKCVILFIMLCTTAAREFKVGDHFGWRVPDPTDTSFYTRWAERNRFQVGDSLVFEYENDSVLSVEEWDYFHCDASNPITAFDNGKSILNLDSPGAFYFISGTAHHCSRGQKLLVEVMSPQHHPVPVPVPESPPPSLLAPQGISLSPMSPSPEAFSPVASSPYDSIAEDSTSIMLSNSAVMAPFATFLVVLLLAL; from the exons ATGTCACATCTATTTAAATGTGTGATTCTTTTCATCATGCTGTGTACCACAGCTGCGAGGGAGTTCAAAGTTGGTGATCACTTTGGTTGGCGTGTTCCTGATCCCACTGACACTTCATTCTACACCCGTTGGGCTGAAAGAAACAGGTTCCAAGTTGGAGATTCTCTCG tgtttgaGTACGAGAATGACTCGGTTCTAAGTGTGGAGGAATGGGACTACTTTCACTGCGATGCAAGTAACCCCATCACAGCCTTTGACAATGGCAAGAGCATTCTCAATCTTGATAGCCCTGGTGCCTTCTACTTCATCAGTGGAACCGCTCATCATTGTAGCAGAGGACAGAAGCTTCTTGTGGAGGTTATGTCCCCACAACATCATCCAGTTCCAGTTCCAGTTCCAGAATCCCCACCACCCTCTTTGCTTGCACCTCAAGGTATCTCGCTGTCGCCGATGTCTCCTTCGCCTGAAGCCTTCTCCCCAGTAGCTTCATCTCCTTATGATAGCATAGCAGAAGATTCAACCTCTATTATGCTTAGTAATTCAGCAGTTATGGCTCCCTTTGCTACATTTTTGGTTGTGTTACTCTTAGCACTCTGA
- the LOC107610303 gene encoding mavicyanin-like, with protein sequence MSHLFKCVILFIMLCTTASREFKVGDHFGWRVPDPTDTSFYTHWAERNRFQVGDSLVFEYENDSVLSVEEWDYFHCDASNPITAFDNGKSILNLDSPGAFYFISGTAHHCSRGPHYLCCLATDRCNENELGSFTFAEVLAGLGLRQCRLGHLLGALRKQVALFGL encoded by the exons ATGTCACATCTATTTAAATGTGTGATTCTTTTCATCATGCTGTGTACCACAGCTTCGAGGGAGTTCAAAGTTGGTGATCACTTTGGTTGGCGTGTTCCTGATCCCACTGACACTTCATTCTACACCCATTGGGCTGAAAGAAACAGGTTCCAAGTTGGAGATTCTCTCG TGTTTGAGTACGAGAATGACTCAGTTCTAAGTGTGGAGGAATGGGACTATTTTCACTGCGATGCAAGTAACCCCATCACAGCCTTTGACAATGGCAAGAGCATTCTCAATCTTGATAGCCCTGGTGCCTTCTACTTCATCAGTGGAACCGCTCATCATTGTAGCAGAGGACCCCACTACCTCTGCTGCTTGGcaa CTGATCGGTGCAATGAGAATGAGCTTGGCTCTTTTACATTTGCTGAAGTACTAGCTGGTCTTGGACTAAGGCAATGTAGACTTGGGCATTTACTTGGAGCATTAAGGAAACAAGTAGCATTGTTTGGTTTGTGA